The Pelobates fuscus isolate aPelFus1 chromosome 2, aPelFus1.pri, whole genome shotgun sequence genome has a segment encoding these proteins:
- the ZNF318 gene encoding zinc finger protein 318 produces MELNTNEQCPNKSSTRGSSPRGLKSHDSSTTSSRSHGRSPSRPSSHTGHRSRTRSPTRPSIRDFSPRRSSYYRSPSGSSNRDWSPSGHTARDRSPATKGHSPSSRGRSPRKHCSRNRSTSPRGRSPRRHYSHGRSPSPRRISSPRRSHRTYSPTGHRTRGRSPGRHHRSKSRERSKSRHRRSRSRERSLSSSHQSSPYSQRFSRSPSEDTSRHGHFHKRSYSPTYRSSPSTDSRSSKRDSLRKLPGDHLTAAPDSYRSTTTDLKRPPEEPLPMPKKSILKRPKTEPSDVQIDSYSSNKETSVLSSSSQCSSGGNTLFPVHVTDVSLTNSADQITGKHLDSHTNLMQTLQEPAYQINPPLTPESTMGDQAQAQPNIIPTFGDSNQPFGAMQPLGSAADIIPLGSNVIPLDNSDSLLSSREVKSNQYSRTGSFLQMFNKSVCESQGIPYNPSLNFSDIKRAPNQKEELLQEPAKERAKAPVETLSSILQKRYRSRSEIEEEERFLYGDGENKKPSLESVKESPASATLGLASPAPITPTLPAPSLVAPASMTPNPVSPVPSSPVHEANKQEYEKIHDLLKSIGLDIGVGEIGKLAVRTQERLHGKKATPPTSQHYFTPLYQPSDKNPTVSSPHQRDSSPHHRDSSPQHRDSAPQHRDSAPQHRGSAPQHRGSAPQHRDSAPQQRDSAPQQRDSAPQQRDSAPQQRDSAPQHRDSAPQHQDSAPRHRDSAPRQRDSAPRQRDSAPRQRDSAPRQRDSAPQQRDSAPQQRGSAPQQRGSAPQQHGSAPQQQNSSSRTTVSSSRTTDSKSIQIPVLTEKRKSKSPVSLTNREPAPQPVPTITLKTQSCPLTNLDIEMSPVDPNASLAKPTLSPVSPSQVSGYNAFTPPPSMSSYGMSPSIYNPYPHFVTYPSTSWYPQVHQHLPTVPNVPASPFIPLTPVNRLVTHSNLRVIETSQETDKKVDAPSPSSSAPKEMSLVFPEPNSKEIEKNKVLDELEELKSELKTREETLSMLSTKVKQLHTQQGILLRKKQREKACYNDPLLEELNNAMDNLYKQLNSLRRKLQDAHHKESQLKKMALILGAKPEEMASTTQPSQKKSTSPQKTSELSRDTRSRSRSPSEDDIKSSSDPVPKGENKSMSSSKSNADVKATGFSSPSNDIQSGSSSSASSKMNKPRSSPPKSGSDSKNLSQSRLSASPLHENKSKLVEKSSSKSSRPSKKSSKTLLTPTDQQSFDLSQLFEYYDDGFHWCEDCSSDFQTVEEFLVHLRSKKHFQTVNQANCPWAKKTVAESKMQAKQTLAVPMKGVEFLLPTNGFYCQLCSELLADQTCADQHLRTFAHNDKYKKHTDDNPQYEKKRQIKKFCTVTEKTRQKQMELKRKISEIVSESSGESKPKKVKQKEEEQIVKPKTKNISQPAKAEHRPPPKVDPIKRPFGKFSWGSAEGKPQLSPSSSKAESQTTQDKDKPEEGKGHLARSKNIEIKLKCKSTSGTSKMSTSLTSSTTTSSTSSTTTTTSQTKVRPNLTLSVPLSVLKKSYAATVNKPAPLNMFLSIKSSSTNTSRPLPVLKSSPGESTKKQDTAKSLPNSALSGKAAETVLPKHAVNNPSLSSERTAEKSGEILPKQAANKPSSTSDMTAEKSGEILPKQATNKPSSNSDMTAGKAEVLSKQSTNKPPVSSVSSGIGKLPSMSVYTAANKFPSYPFCTAANKPSERKMYTAVPPPPQFAAVTHKDKDCAGKFLHSAQSSVKTLSTTVNPSGKKHLAEAVGGTAVSDNNAAGIPGKGHKEMFGTSNVPAVKSQDLNTNSHKALSNPVATSPFASKPHGPSKPLPTSPAAEQKPLSASKAREMYTNTTKLNQKFKQEPLSLPTSLFCHVSDTVQKDVKISSVVPQGVANKSTSEPMEVSLVAAKVCSENAKDPPHVEQKPDTSNLQEEIGSFYKLISSEDDLEDLTTSEDHDVVPEDPVQIPTLPVQIKVPTPETMQTPIKTEVKPSFLDSVTEEELDDSDMACEEAPEAPYVPVSKLSSLSTLSYLAPIETRPSSTLHGSSGASVAVTDLCKKSPSGVDTIDIVTPNKDEVPFVSTVYSMEDLAVLTTCDSD; encoded by the exons ATGGAATTGAACACCAATGAACAATGTCCTAATAAATCCAGTACCCGTGGTTcatcccccaggggactgaaatCACATGACTCATCCACAACCAGTTCCAGATCCCATGGTCGCTCCCCCTCCAGACCAAGCTCCCACACTGGACACAGATCCCGTACCCGTTCCCCCACCCGACCAAGTATCCGTGATTTTTCTCCCAGAAGATCCAGCTATTATCGCTCTCCCAGTGGATCCTCAAACCGGGACTGGTCCCCCAGTGGACACACAGCACGGGATCGTTCACCTGCCACTAAGGGTCATTCCCCCAGTTCCCGAGGCCGCTCCCCTAGAAAGCATTGTAGTAGAAATCGTTCCACCAGTCCCCGTGGCCGCTCCCCTAGAAGGCACTATAGCCATGGCCGCTCTCCCAGCCCCCGACGCATTTCCTCCCCAAGACGCTCCCACCGGACATACTCTCCGACAGGACATAGAACCAGAGGCCGTTCCCCTGGTAGACATCACCGTTCTAAGTCTCGGGAACGTTCCAAATCCAGACACCGACGCTCCAGATCTCGTGAACGGTCCCTATCCAGCTCCCACCAGTCTTCTCCATATTCTCAACGTTTTTCGCGCTCTCCTAGTGAAGACACCTCAAGACATGGGCACTTTCACAAG AGGTCCTACTCTCCCACCTACAGATCTTCACCGTCCACTGATTCTCGTAGTTCCAAgcgggattccttacgaaagctGCCTGGTGATCACCTGACTGCAGCACCAGACAG TTACCGTAGTACCACTACTGACTTAAAGAGGCCTCCAGAAGAGCCACTTCCTATGCCAAAGAAGTCCATTCTGAAGCGTCCCAAGACTGAACCTTCTGATGTG CAGATTGATAGTTATTCAAGCAACAAAGAGACATCAGTTCTATCCAGCAGCAGCCAGTGCTCTTCAGGTGGAAATACCCTTTTTCCGGTCCATGTCACAGATGTCTCCTTGACCAACAGTGCTGATCAAATAACTGGGAAACACTTAGACAGCCACACAAACCTAATGCAAACCTTGCAAGAGCCAGCATACCAAATTAATCCACCATTAACACCAGAGAGCACCATGGGCGACCAAGCACAAGCCCAGCCAAATATAATACCAACTTTTGGTGACTCCAACCAGCCATTTGGAGCAATGCAACCCCTTGGCAGCGCAGCCGATATCATTCCATTGGGGAGCAATGTCATCCCTCTGGACAATTCAGACAGCTTGTTGTCCTCACGAGAAGTCAAGAGTAACCAGTACTCCAGAACAGGGAGCTTTCTGCAGATGTTTAACAAGAGCGTGTGTGAATCGCAAGGTATCCCTTATAATCCATCCTTGAACTTCTCTGACATTAAACGTGCACCTAATCAGAAAGAAGAATTACTGCAAGAACCGGCCAAGGAGAGGGCAAAGGCCCCTGTTGAAACCCTCAGCAGCATTCTACAGAAGAGATATAGAAGCCGTTCTGAAATAGAAGAGGAGGAGAGATTCTTATATGGAGATGGAGAAAACAAGAAGCCTAGTCTTGAGTCTGTAAAAGAGTCACCAGCTTCTGCCACTCTTGGTCTTGCTAGTCCAGCACCCATTACTCCCACACTTCCTGCTCCCAGTCTAGTTGCTCCAGCTTCCATGACTCCTAATCCTGTCAGTCCGGTTCCCTCTTCTCCAGTTCATGAGGCCAACAAGCAAGAGTATGAGAAGATACATGATCTCCTAAAAAGTATTGGGCTAGATATTGGCGTGGGGGAAATTGGCAAATTAGCAGTCAGAACTCAGGAGCGACTGCATGGAAAGAAAGCAACACCTCCAACATCCCAACACTACTTTACACCACTTTATCAACCAAGTGATAAGAATCCTACTGTATCTTCTCCCCATCAACGGGACTCTTCTCCCCATCATCGGGACTCTTCTCCCCAGCATCGGGACTCTGCTCCCCAGCATCGGGACTCTGCTCCCCAGCATCGGGGCTCTGCTCCCCAGCATCGGGGCTCTGCTCCCCAACATCGGGACTCTGCTCCCCAGCAACGGGACTCTGCTCCCCAGCAACGGGACTCTGCTCCCCAGCAACGGGACTCTGCTCCCCAGCAACGGGACTCTGCTCCCCAGCATCGGGACTCTGCTCCCCAGCATCAGGACTCTGCTCCCCGGCATCGGGACTCTGCTCCCCGGCAACGGGACTCTGCTCCCCGGCAACGGGACTCTGCTCCCCGGCAACGGGACTCTGCTCCCCGGCAACGGGACTCTGCTCCCCAGCAACGGGATTCAGCTCCCCAGCAACGTGGCTCCGCTCCCCAGCAACGTGGCTCCGCTCCCCAGCAACATGGCTCCGCTCCCCAGCAACAAAATTCTAGCTCCAGAACCACTGTTTCCAGCTCCAGAACCACTGATTCCAAGTCCATTCAGATCCCTGTTTTAACTGAGAAAAGAAAGTCAAAATCTCCGGTATCTCTGACTAATCGAGAGCCAGCTCCCCAGCCAGTGCCAACAATAACACTGAAAACTCAGTCTTGCCCCCTGACCAACTTAGATATAGAGATGTCACCAGTTGATCCAAATGCTTCTCTGGCAAAACCAACATTGTCACCTGTTAGCCCTTCACAAGTATCTGGGTATAACGcctttactccccctccttccatgTCAAGCTATGGGATGTCTCCTTCCATTTATAATCCTTACCCACACTTTGTCACATATCCTTCCACTTCCTGGTATCCCCAGGTGCACCAGCATCTTCCTACTGTACCTAATGTACCAGCATCTCCTTTCATACCACTCACTCCTGTCAATAGGTTAGTTACTCACAGCAATCTACGTGTAATTGAAACCAGTCAGGAAACAGATAAAAAAGTGGATGCTCCCTCGCCATCTTCAAGTGCGCCAAAAGAGATGTCGCTAGTATTTCCAGAACCCAATAGCAAAGAGATTGAAAAAAATAAG GTCCTAGATGAACTGGAGGAGCTAAAGAGTGAACTAAAAACGAGGGAAGAGACTCTGAGTATGCTGAGCACAAAAGTGAAGCAGCTGCACACCCAGCAAG GCATCCTCTTGAGGAAAAAACAAAGGGAAAAGGCTTGTTATAATGACCCTCTTTTGGAGGAACTGAACAATGCTATGGACAACTTATATAAACAATTGAATAGCTTGCGTCGCAAGCTGCAGGATGCTCATCACAAAGAAAGTCAGCTGAAGAAGATGGCATTGATCCTTGGTGCTAAGCCAGAGGAAATGGCTTCAACAACACAACCTTCCCAGAAGAAGAGCACTAGCCCACAAAAAACATCTGAGCTCAGCAGG gATACTAGAAGTCGCTCAAGATCTCCATCTGAAGATGACATAAAGTCCAGCAGTGACCCAGTTCCAAAGGGTGAAAATAAATCCATGAGTAGCTCAAAGTCCAATGCTGATGTCAAGGCCACAGGTTTCTCCAGCCCTAGCAATGACATCCAGTCTGGAAGCTCCTCGAGTGCCAGTAGCAAAATGAACAAGCCGAGAAGCTCACCTCCCAAATCAGGCTCTGACTCAAAAAATTTGTCCCAATCCAGGTTATCTGCTTCCCCTCTTCACGAAAACAAATCAAAGCTGGTCGAAAAGTCATCTTCTAAGAGCTCTCGACCCAGTAAGAAGTCCTCCAAAACTTTGCTTACCCCCACTGATCAGCAATCCTTTGATCTGTCCCAGTTATTTGAGTATTATGATGATGGTTTCCACTGGTGTGAGGACTGCAGTTCAGATTTTCAGACGGTCGAGGAATTCCTTGTTCATCTGCGTAGTAAAAAACACTTCCAG ACTGTGAACCAGGCAAACTGTCCTTGGGCAAAAAAGACTGTAGCTGAAAGCAAGATGCAAGCAAAGCAGACCCTAGCTGTCCCCATGAAAG GCGTTGAGTTCCTGCTTCCTACCAATGGCTTTTACTGCCAGCTCTGCAGTGAACTGCTGGCGGATCAGACCTGTGCAGACCAACACTTACGAACATTCGCTCACAACGATAAATACAAG aaacatacagatgaCAATCCCCAATATGAGAAAAAAAGGCAAATCAAAAAGTTCTGCACTGTTACAGAGAAGACTCGACAAAAGCAGATGGAGCTTAAACGGAAAATATCTGAGATAGTGAGTGAATCCTCAGGGGAAAGTAAACCCAAAAAGGTTAAACAGAAAGAGGAAGAACAAATTGTGAAGCCAAAGACTAAAAACATTAGCCAGCCAGCCAAAGCAGAGCACAGGCCTCCTCCGAAAGTGGATCCCATAAAGAGACCATTTGGGAAGTTCAGTTGGGGGTCAGCAGAAGGCAAACCTCAGCTGAGTCCAAGCTCATCAAAGGCTGAAAGCCAAACTACGCAGGACAAAGACAAACCAGAGGAAGGGAAAGGGCACTTGGCCAGATCCAAGAACATTGAGATTAAACTCAAGTGTAAAAGCACTTCTGGAACGTCCAAAATGTCAACTTCATTGACCTCGTCCACTACCACTTCATCCACCTCATCCACTACAACTACTACATCACAAACTAAAGTCAGACCTAATCTGACTTTGAGTGTCCCTTTGAGTGTCCTTAAAAAGTCCTACGCAGCGACAGTTAACAAACCTGCCCCTCTAAACATGTTCTTATCAATCAAGTCTTCATCCACAAACACCTCCAGGCCTTTGCCAGTTTTAAAGTCGAGCCCTGGTGAAAGTACCAAGAAGCAAGATACTGCAAAATCTCTCCCTAATTCAGCACTCTCAGGCAAAGCAGCCGAGACTGTACTCCCAAAGCACGCTGTCAATAATCCTTCTTTAAGTTCAGAGAGGACAGCAGAAAAATCAGGTGAAATACTTCCAAAGCAAGCCGCCAATAAACCTTCTTCAACTTCAGATATGACAGCAGAAAAATCAGGTGAAATACTTCCAAAGCAAGCCACCAATAAACCTTCTTCAAATTCAGATATGACAGCGGGAAAAGCAGAAGTACTCTCGAAGCAGTCTACAAATAAGCCCCCCGTTAGCTCTGTGTCTTCAGGCATCGGTAAGCTGCCATCGATGTCAGTGTACACAGCTGCCAATAAGTTTCCCTCTTATCCATTTTGCACCGCGGCAAATAAGCCTTCAGAACGTAAAATGTACACAGCCGTGCCTCCTCCCCCCCAGTTTGCCGCTGTAACCCACAAAGATAAAGACTGTGCTGGTAAGTTCCTTCATTCTGCTCAGAGCTCCGTAAAAACTTTGAGTACAACTGTTAATCCCTCTGGCAAAAAGCACCTTGCTGAAGCAGTGGGAGGCACTGCAGTCTCAGATAATAATGCAGCTGGCATACCCGGCAAAGGCCATAAGGAAATGTTTGGTACAAGCAATGTTCCAGCAGTTAAGTCACAAGACTTAAATACCAACTCCCACAAAGCTTTAAGCAATCCAGTTGCAACCAGTCCATTTGCAAGCAAACCACATGGTCCATCAAAACCATTGCCCACTTCTCCAGCTGCAGAGCAGAAACCTTTATCTGCTTCTAAAGCTAGAGAGATGTATACCAACACGACCAAGCTGAACCAGAAGTTTAAACAAGAGCCTCTCTCATTGCCAACCTCTTTATTCTGTCATGTTTCAGACACAGTGCAAAAAGATGTCAAGATTTCATCTGTAGTGCCCCAGGGTGTGGCTAATAAGAGTACTAGTGAACCCATGGAGGTATCTCTAGTGGCTGCTAAGGTCTGCAGTGAAAATGCCAAAGATCCTCCACACGTAGAACAAAAACCTGATACTTCCAATCTACAAGAGGAAATTGGGTCATTTTACAAACTCATCTCATCGGAAGACGACCTTGAGGATTTAACAACCTCAGAAGACCATGATGTTGTACCAGAAGATCCAGTTCAGATACCTACTCTGCCTGTCCAGATTAAAGTTCCTACTCCTGAAACCATGCAAACACCCATTAAAACTGAAGTAAAACCCAGCTTCCTAGATTCAGTCACAGAAGAAGAACTTGATGATTCAGATATGGCGTGTGAAGAAGCACCAGAGGCACCATATGTTCCTGTTTCCAAATTATCATCCCTTTCCACCCTTTCTTACCTGGCACCTATAGAGACCAGACCATCATCCACTCTGCATGGGTCATCAGGAGCATCAGTTGCTGTAACTGATCTTTGCAAAAAATCTCCATCTGGAGTGGATACAATTGACATAGTCACTCCCAATAAAGATGAGGTTCCCTTTGTGTCTACTGTTTATTCCATGGAAGACTTGGCTGTATTGACCACTTGTGATTCTGATTAA